DNA from Brevibacterium sp. 'Marine':
ACGAAGATGGCGCCCAGGGCGAAGGTGAGGTAGAACCACTCGACCATTCCCCATTTGGCGATGTTGAACAGCGAGCCGGTCCGCCGGGGGCGGAACCTCTCGGCTGCGAACACACCGAGCTGGCAGGTGAACGAAGACGACACCAGGATCAACGTGTTGCCGAGAGCGTAGGGGATGTCGAGGATCTCGGTCCTCGTCTCCCACAGCTCCGGAACGACGGACCGGATGGTGAAGTACATGGCGAAGAGCGCGGCAAAGAACATCAGGTCGCTCGCGAGGAACACGATGAAGCCCACCGTGGTCACATTCGGACGATTGACAACCGGATGTGCTGGCGCTGTTTGAGATGCAGTGGCAGTTGACACAACCCCATTATTACCCGTCTCGGGGTGAGTTTTCATCTTTTACCCAGGTTTCGGGAAAGAAATTTCTACACGACGTAGCAAAAACCGCGATCTGGTGCCGAAATCTCGTTCCGGGGGCAGCTTCTGCCCGCGTGTCGAAGTCGCGATAGTATTCCGCAGGTAAGGAACGTCCCCTTCTGCGGGACGGTGAGAACGCCTAGTGAGAGTTCATACGGATGACTGATTCCACGCCCCTGACCACCCCGGCGCCGCACGTGTCGGAGTCCCGCAGCGAGGTCGCGGCAGCCACTCAGAACTGGCCCGACCTGCTGATGGCACTCATGCATCAGCAGGACCTCGACGGAGTTCAGGCAGCGTGGGCGATGGATCAGATCATGTCGGGCAAGACCCCCGATGTGACAATGGCCGCATTCTTGGCCGCCCACCACACAAAGGGCGAGACGGTCGAAGAGATCGCCGGGCTGGTGGCGGCGATGATGGACCACGCTGTGCCCCTTCCCGGGCTCGAAGACTCCGTCGACATCGTCGGCACCGGCGGGGACCGTGCGAAGACGGCGAACATCTCCTCGACCGCGGCCATGATCATCTCCGCGACCGGGCAGCGCGTCGTCAAACACGGCAACCGTGCGACGTCCTCGGCGTCCGGCTCCGCCGATGTGCTCGAAGCACTCGGGGTGCGGTTCGACATCACACCCGAGCAGACCGGTCAGATCGCCCAAGAGGTCGGGCTGGCCTTCTGCTTCGCCAACGTCTTCCATCCCTCGATGCAGTTCGTCGCGGCAGTCCGGCGACAGATCAACGTTCCCACAGCGTTCAACATCCTCGGACCCCTGACGAACCCCGCCCGGGCGCGGCATACGGCCATCGGAGTCGCCGACGCCCAGATGGCCCCGCTCGTCGTCGGAACCTTGGCCAAGCGCGGTCACCAGGCCGTGGTGTTCCGTTCTCAAGACGGACTCGACGAGCTGAGCAACACTGCCGTCAACGATGTGTGGGAGGTCCGTCACGGCGAGATAGAGCACACCACCTTCGACGCACTCGACCTCGGCATCGAGCGGGCGACGAAGGACGATCTGCGCGGAGGCGGTCCGGACGAGAATGCCGCCATCACCCGGGCTGTCCTCGACGGTGAGCGATCAGCCGTGCGCGACATCGTGGCCATCAATGCCGCGGCGGCTCTCGTGGCCGCCGACGAATCGGCTGTGGGCACGTTCACCGAGCGCCTGGCGCTCAAGCTCGAGACTGCGGTGGAGACGATCGACAACGGCGGCGGTGCGGACAAACTCCAACAGCTCATCGACGTCTCACATCGGGTCGCCGAGACGAACCGCTCCTGATGACTGAGCGTGGCTGGTCGCTCCCTGTCGAGGCAGCGACCAGCCACGGTCGTCTGTGGGGGTCACGGAGATGAGTTCGGCAGTCTCCAACCAGCCGGCCAGCAGTCGCGTCTCCTCCGGCAGAGAGTCCGTCTCCTGCGGCAGCGAGCCCGGAGCAGGCACCCATTCCGCGGTCGGGGCCAGCACCGCCAGCGAATCTGCCATGGCCGGTCTGGCCGACACATGGCCGGCACCGGCGAGTTTGCCGTGCCGGATGATCGCCAGATCCCAGCCGGCCTCGGATCCGGGCGCCGCCGCAACCAGTTCGGGAATCCTGCGCAGAGCCGACACCTGCTCGGCCCGAGCAGCGATCGACACCGCCGTGCGCAGCGCGTCACGGACCTCGGCCGCCGTTTCGTAACGAGCCTCACCGGCCAGTCGCCGCATCCGTTCTGCGGCCAATCGCTGCAGAGACGACAGATCCCCGGCGACGAGCTCGAACAGCTCCCTGATGGAGCTCAGGTAGTCATCGACGTCCGTGATCCCCGCACATGGGCCGCCGCACTGACCGACCTGGGCGCTCACGCACGGACGATGCTCGCCGAGGCTGCGCTTCCTGATCGTCGTCGTGCACCTCTTGACCGGGTAGAGGGTGTCGAGGAGCTCCTTGACGGCTTGTGCGGACTTCCGCGATCGGAATGGTCCCAGCGGCGGCGCGGGGGAGCGTTCCAGGGCCGAATTCGCCCGGACCACCGACAATCGCGGGAAGAGCTCATTGCTGAGCACGATCCAGGAATTGCGGTCCGGATTCTTCGATCGTCGGTTGTACGGAGGCGCCAGCTCGCCGATGAGGCGGATCTCGCGGACCTCGGCTTCCAGCGCGTGCGCGCAGGGCAGGCAGCTGACCTCCTGTGCCGCGGTGATCATCTCGGCCATGCGTCCGCGGTTCTCCGAGGCGTTGAAATACCCGCGGACCCGTCGGGCCATATTCCCCGACTTGCCGATGTAGAGGACACGGCGAGTGCCGTCGAGGAACATATACACGCCGGGTTCGGCGGGAACGCCCTTGGCCAGATGGGATTTGGCCTGACGCTTCGCCCACCCCGACTGCCTGACGGTGGACAGCTCCTCGAGAGTCGTCACACCGTAGCCGCCGAAGCGTTCGAACAGATGGTGGAGGAGCTCGCCGGTCGCGCGAGCATCGGAGAGCGCACGGTGGTCGGGTTCGACCTGGGTGCCGAAATGAGCGGCCAGGGTCGAGAGCTTGTGATTGCGCACTTCGTCACGACCGACGACGCGGCGGGCCAGCGTGACGGTGTCGAGGACCGTCGGAGCCGGCCAGTGATAGTCGAGACGTTCACAGGCCGAGCGGAGGAAGCCGATGTCGAAGGGAGCGTTGTGGGCCACCAGCACCGCACCGATGGAGAATTCGAGGAAGCTCGGCAGCACCGAGCTGATCGGCGGGGCGTCATCGACCATCGCATGGGTGATGCCGGTGAGCCGGGCGACGAAGGGGCTGATCACGGAGTGTTCCGGCTTGACCAGCGTCTGGAACTCGCCGATGACCTCACCGCCGCGGGTCTTGACCGCACCGATCTCGGTGATCTCCGACTGCCCCGCCCGGGTGCCGGTCGTCTCGAGGTCGACGATGACGAAGGTGACATCGGACAGAGGAGTGCCGAGGCTGTCGAACGACAGCTGGGAGTTGTGCAATGCGCCGGGGGCGCGGTCGAACGGGACGGTCATGACGTTCAGTCTCTCAGGTGCGGCTGACGCGAAGCGATCAGCACCATTCACACCGAGGATCCGTCGCCGTCGTCGGCGGACCGGTGGCTCGGCAGGTGGAAGAACAGTCCGACCGCTCCGCCGATGCCGACGGCCAGTCCGATGAGCAGGTACCATTCCGGCAACGGTCGGAAGAAGATGACGCCGATGAGCAGGAGCACGACTGCTCCGAGGGCGGCGGCCCAGGACAGCACGAGAGTGGGCGACGCGGTGCGCCACCCGATGGGCTCCGCCGGTTCGGGTTCCCAGTGCTCGGTGTCCTCGAGCGCGTCGCGAACATCCTCGGCGGGCATATCGCCCATGGCGGCGGAGGGTTCGGCGATCTGGCGGACGAGGTCGTCCCATTCCTCGTCGCTGATGCGCGATCGGTCGTGCCCGATCTTCTCCGGGTCGGGAACGTCTCCTCGCCAATCCTCCCGACCTTCGTCGTCGGGAGTCGAAGCGCTGCCGTCGTCGTTCATATCTGCATCAGCAATTCCGTGAGCTCGGCTATTCCCCGGTCTCCGACGGGAACGGCACGGCCGCTCCGGTGCGAGCTGACTCCAGGACCGCCTCGGCGATGGTGTGCGCATCGAAGTCGAGGGTGGCGACATGCCGGGACCGCCGCAGGGCGACGATCCTCGGCGGCTGCGGAAGGTCCGAACGCAGCACACGCAGCGTCCGCGGGCCGACGACATTGTCCTCACCGGAGATCATTGCGGTCACGGGGCGGTCGACCTTCCACAGATCGTCGCGCAGCGTCTTCAGCGCACGATGGAACGTCGCCAGGGGAGCGACAGGGGTCCGCTCGTAAGCGCACTCGTCGCGGTCCGGGTGGGCGATATCGCCGCCGATCGACGGAATCGTCCGCACGACATGCCGGAGGACCGGCAGCAGGGGAGCGAAGGGGGAGTCGACGAAGAGGGCCGGATTGACGACGATGATCTCATCGGGGCGCCCCTCCGCGGCGCCGAGCGCCAATGCCAGGGACCCGCCCATCGACAGCCCGGCGACGATGACCCTGTCATGGTCGGCCTGCAGACGACCCAGCTCGGTGCGCGCCGCGCCGAACCAGTCGGACCACCCGGTGGCGTCCATGTCCTGCCATGAGGTGCCGTGACCGGGCAGCAGGGGAACGCTGACGTCGATGCCCCGACCCTCGACCGCACGGGCGATGGGCACCCAGGAGACCGGCGAGCCGGTGAGTCCGTGCAGGAACAGGACCGCGGTGGAGGAGCCGTTGCCGCGGCTGCAGTAGGCGGCCGTCGGATCCGCTCTGAGTGTGAAATCGATCTCCATGATCCCAGCATGGCACGGATGTGTCGCAGCGGACTTCGCTGTTCACCGTTGTCGTCGATATATGATTGCCGAGGACGACAAAGAGTCGTAGTCGGAAGGGTGCGCGTGTTCTACTGGTTTCTCAAGCGAATTCTCGCCGGACCCATCCTGCGTATTCTCTTCCGTCCGTGGGTGCGCGGCCTGGACAATCTTCCTGCCGAGGGCCCGGCGATCATCGCGGGAAACCACAACCACTTCATGGACTCGATCTTCGTTCCTCTGCTCGCTCCGCGCCCCGTCGTCTACCTGGCGAAGAAGGACTACTTCACCGGTCGCGGAATCAAGGGCGCGGTGACGCGCTGGTTCTTCAAGCTCAACAACCAGCTGCCCATGGACCGCGGCGGCGGATCGGGATCGCAGGCCTCTCTCGAATCCGGGCTGAAGGTCCTTGGCGAAGGCAATTCCCTGGGCATCTACCCCGAAGGCACCCGCTCGCCCGACGGCAAGCTCTACCGCGGACGCACCGGCATCGCACGCCTCGTCCTCGAGTCGGGGGCTCCCGTGGTTCCGGTGGCGATCATCGGCACGGACAAGCTGCAGCCGGCCGGTCGCCTCGTCCCCAAGCTCCGGCGTGTCGGCGTCGTCTTCGGCACACCGATGGACTTCTCGAAGTATGCGGGACTGCCGGTCGACCGTTTCATGCTGCGGTCGGTCACCGATGAGATCATGTACGAGATCATGCGCCTGTCGGGTCAGGAATACGTCGACACCTATGCGTCGACGGTCAAGACCAAGCTGCTGACGAGCGCGAAGCCGAAGAAGTCGGAATCCGATAAGGACGCGGCCACGGGCGCGTCCAAGGACGGCGATGCCGCGACAGGCAATGGAGAGGCGAAGACGCAGGGATCCTCCGGCCGGGGCGCGCCCGAATCCGACAGCGACGAGCCGTCGCCGTCGGCCTGATTCCCTGATTCCTCGCCTCGGCCCACCCTCAGCCGCCTGAATGACATCCATGTGACATGTTCGAATACTGCGGTAACAGCGACACGCGGAAATTGTTACCTCGGGGTGTTTGTCCTGGCCGGGACGGCAGAATAACTTGGAGTTGTTGAATCCCACTGTAGGTTCGCTGGGAAGAGGGCTAGAATGACTATGTTCTCGGTCCTTCCAAGCGACCTTCGCTTCCCCCAGGGACTTAAAGGAGGAGTCGGTGTGAACCGCTCAAGTCATGAAAGCGTCGACATGACGCCGATGCCGTCAGCGGCCCAGGGCCTGCTGTTCGATGATGATCTGCCCGTGCTCGATGAAGAGGCCGGCTACCGCGGTCCCACCGTCTGCAAGGTCGTCGGCATCAGCTATCGTCGTCTCGATTACTGGGCGCGCACCGATCTGGTGACCCCGTCGATCCGCAATGCGACCGGATCCGGCAGCCAGCGGCTCTACAGCTTCCGTGACATCCTCGTCCTCAAGATCGTCAAGCGACTCCTCGACACCGGCGTCGGGCTGCAGTCGATCCGCACGGCGGTTGAGCACCTGCGCTCCCGCGGCGTCGAGGATCTCTCCCAGATCACTCTCATGTCCGACGGCGCGAGCGTCTTCGAATGCACGTCACCCGATGAGGTCGTCGACCTCCTCCAGGGTGGTCAGGGCGTCTTCGGGATCGCCGTGGGGCGCGTCTGGAACGAAGTCGAGGGAACGCTCTCCGAATTCCCGAGCGAACGCATTCCCGAAGACGATGCGGCGCTCGAAGCCATGGACGAACTCGCAGCACGACGCGCACGCAAGTCCGGCTGACAGCCGACAGAGTTTCTGCACCATCACCGAGGCGGCCCGCTCGATCTGAGCGGGCCGCCTCGGTTCTTGGCTGGGTCGTTCCGAACGCGGTCGTTCCGATCGCGACCTGAGAGTTTTCATCGACTGCAGAACTGCCGCCGCGAACCTGGGTTCGGGGCGGCAGTCGACGATCTGCTGGGGGAGCAGCGGCTCAAGCGCTCACTTCTTCTCGGTCTGCTGAGCGCCGTTCTTGGCCGGGGCCGCACCGCGTCGGCCCCGGATGTTCTCCGAGCGCAGCGCACGCTCCAAAAGAGCGTCGAACGAGCCGGCGACCTCTTCAGCCGGTTTGCCGGGCCAGGAGTGGATCGGTCGCGCCGAACCCTGAGCCTGCTGCATGACCGCGCGTTCGGCCAGAGGGGGATTGAGCACGAGCGGACCGAACATCTCACGCATCTCCTGGATGCGGTAGTCGTGTTCGGTCGAACCGGCCCGCACCCGGTTGACGACGAGTCCGAGAGGCTGCAGGTCGGAGGCACCGCGCTGCCGCAGCTCATCGGTCGCACGCAGGGCCCGATCGGCGGCCGCGACGGAGAACAGACTGGGCTCGGTCACGACCGCGACGCGATTGCTCGCCGTCCACGCCGTGCGGGTCAGGCCGTTGAGGCTGGGCGGACAGTCGATGAGGACGAGCCGGTAGCCTTTGGCGATCCGCGTCAGGGCGTCTTCGAGTCGGCGCAGATAGCGCTCGGACAGTGAAGGCCGATCGAATTCCGCAGCGCGCGGAGAACCGGAGATCACGTCGAGGTGGCCGAGCCGGTCTCCGACCCACCCGGAGGGGATGATCGCCTCGGACAGGATCTTCTGGGACTTCGGAGCAGCGAGCACATCGGCGATGTCGACACGCGTCGAGGTCGGCACATCGAGGCCGGTCGACGAGTCCGCCTGCGGGTCCATGTCGACGACCAGAGTGGGAATTCCTCTGTTGTAGGCCGCCGAGGCCAGGCCGAGCGTCACGGATGTCTTACCGACTCCGCCTTTGAGGCTGCTGATACTGAGGACAAGCACGCTCCTACGTTAACGTATCGGCGGCTGCCGAGCCGTGCCGACCACGCCGAGACTCACGTCTCAGTCCAAAGTCGACCCCCGGGCGCAGGGGTGTTCCAGGTCACTTGTAGAGTATGTTTCCGACAGCTTGTCGACCAGTCGCCCAGTGCGGCCGATACAGAAGTGAGAGACACCTATGTTCTCCAAAGTCCTCGTGGCCAACCGCGGAGAGATCGCCGTCCGCGCTTTCCGTGCCGCCTATGAGCTCGGAGCCTCCACCGTCGCAGTCTTCCCGTATGAGGATCGCAACTCCGAACACCGGATGAAGGCCGACGAAGCCTACATGATCGGCGAGGAGGGCCACCCCGTCCGCGCGTACCTCAGTGTCGAAGAGATGCTGCGGGTGGCGAAGGAGAGCGGCGCCGACGCCATCTACCCCGGGTACGGATTCCTCTCCGAGAACCCCGATCTGGCACGTGCCTGCGCTGACGCGGGCATCACCTTCATCGGGCCCAAGGCCGATGTGCTCGAACTGGCGGGAAACAAGGTCCAGGCGCTGGCGGCCGCACGCAATGCGGGCATTCCGGTGCTCGACTCGACACGACCCTCGGCCGATATCGCGCAGCTGCTCGCCGATGCCGAATCGATGGAATACCCGCTCTTCGTCAAGGCCGTCGCAGGCGGCGGCGGCCGCGGAATGCGTCGCGTGGCTCAGGCGACCGAGCTCGAGGATGCGCTGAAGGCCGCCATGCGCGAGGCCGAAGGCGCCTTC
Protein-coding regions in this window:
- a CDS encoding MerR family transcriptional regulator, which gives rise to MTPMPSAAQGLLFDDDLPVLDEEAGYRGPTVCKVVGISYRRLDYWARTDLVTPSIRNATGSGSQRLYSFRDILVLKIVKRLLDTGVGLQSIRTAVEHLRSRGVEDLSQITLMSDGASVFECTSPDEVVDLLQGGQGVFGIAVGRVWNEVEGTLSEFPSERIPEDDAALEAMDELAARRARKSG
- a CDS encoding alpha/beta fold hydrolase, with translation MEIDFTLRADPTAAYCSRGNGSSTAVLFLHGLTGSPVSWVPIARAVEGRGIDVSVPLLPGHGTSWQDMDATGWSDWFGAARTELGRLQADHDRVIVAGLSMGGSLALALGAAEGRPDEIIVVNPALFVDSPFAPLLPVLRHVVRTIPSIGGDIAHPDRDECAYERTPVAPLATFHRALKTLRDDLWKVDRPVTAMISGEDNVVGPRTLRVLRSDLPQPPRIVALRRSRHVATLDFDAHTIAEAVLESARTGAAVPFPSETGE
- a CDS encoding DEDD exonuclease domain-containing protein gives rise to the protein MTVPFDRAPGALHNSQLSFDSLGTPLSDVTFVIVDLETTGTRAGQSEITEIGAVKTRGGEVIGEFQTLVKPEHSVISPFVARLTGITHAMVDDAPPISSVLPSFLEFSIGAVLVAHNAPFDIGFLRSACERLDYHWPAPTVLDTVTLARRVVGRDEVRNHKLSTLAAHFGTQVEPDHRALSDARATGELLHHLFERFGGYGVTTLEELSTVRQSGWAKRQAKSHLAKGVPAEPGVYMFLDGTRRVLYIGKSGNMARRVRGYFNASENRGRMAEMITAAQEVSCLPCAHALEAEVREIRLIGELAPPYNRRSKNPDRNSWIVLSNELFPRLSVVRANSALERSPAPPLGPFRSRKSAQAVKELLDTLYPVKRCTTTIRKRSLGEHRPCVSAQVGQCGGPCAGITDVDDYLSSIRELFELVAGDLSSLQRLAAERMRRLAGEARYETAAEVRDALRTAVSIAARAEQVSALRRIPELVAAAPGSEAGWDLAIIRHGKLAGAGHVSARPAMADSLAVLAPTAEWVPAPGSLPQETDSLPEETRLLAGWLETAELISVTPTDDRGWSLPRQGATSHAQSSGAVRLGDPM
- the trpD gene encoding anthranilate phosphoribosyltransferase — translated: MTDSTPLTTPAPHVSESRSEVAAATQNWPDLLMALMHQQDLDGVQAAWAMDQIMSGKTPDVTMAAFLAAHHTKGETVEEIAGLVAAMMDHAVPLPGLEDSVDIVGTGGDRAKTANISSTAAMIISATGQRVVKHGNRATSSASGSADVLEALGVRFDITPEQTGQIAQEVGLAFCFANVFHPSMQFVAAVRRQINVPTAFNILGPLTNPARARHTAIGVADAQMAPLVVGTLAKRGHQAVVFRSQDGLDELSNTAVNDVWEVRHGEIEHTTFDALDLGIERATKDDLRGGGPDENAAITRAVLDGERSAVRDIVAINAAAALVAADESAVGTFTERLALKLETAVETIDNGGGADKLQQLIDVSHRVAETNRS
- a CDS encoding ParA family protein, whose amino-acid sequence is MLVLSISSLKGGVGKTSVTLGLASAAYNRGIPTLVVDMDPQADSSTGLDVPTSTRVDIADVLAAPKSQKILSEAIIPSGWVGDRLGHLDVISGSPRAAEFDRPSLSERYLRRLEDALTRIAKGYRLVLIDCPPSLNGLTRTAWTASNRVAVVTEPSLFSVAAADRALRATDELRQRGASDLQPLGLVVNRVRAGSTEHDYRIQEMREMFGPLVLNPPLAERAVMQQAQGSARPIHSWPGKPAEEVAGSFDALLERALRSENIRGRRGAAPAKNGAQQTEKK
- a CDS encoding heme-copper oxidase subunit III, whose amino-acid sequence is MGFIVFLASDLMFFAALFAMYFTIRSVVPELWETRTEILDIPYALGNTLILVSSSFTCQLGVFAAERFRPRRTGSLFNIAKWGMVEWFYLTFALGAIFVSGQVMEYATLVSEGISINTDGYGSVFYLTTGFHGIHVTIGLICFLLVIGRAYGAKKFGHHEATFAICVSYYWHFVDVVWIGLFGVIYLLQ
- a CDS encoding lysophospholipid acyltransferase family protein; translated protein: MFYWFLKRILAGPILRILFRPWVRGLDNLPAEGPAIIAGNHNHFMDSIFVPLLAPRPVVYLAKKDYFTGRGIKGAVTRWFFKLNNQLPMDRGGGSGSQASLESGLKVLGEGNSLGIYPEGTRSPDGKLYRGRTGIARLVLESGAPVVPVAIIGTDKLQPAGRLVPKLRRVGVVFGTPMDFSKYAGLPVDRFMLRSVTDEIMYEIMRLSGQEYVDTYASTVKTKLLTSAKPKKSESDKDAATGASKDGDAATGNGEAKTQGSSGRGAPESDSDEPSPSA